The genomic DNA aaaaaatgaaaaccggcagctgattggacgaatgcatcacgtgggtctggttgctcctggattttacaactgggcataatggcggctttgttcggaatacgatctcatattttatgaagatagttcaccgaaacgtgtttctgaaaacatttaaagcgagaaataggccatgcagttgctgaatctgtcttcatttcagatcgacaaaggtcagtttaaaagattttcgtcagattttgagagacgtCAGTCAGGCTCATCccactcgtcatttccgggttatcgctccaccaatcagtccgaccgcccgccttccgattcaacatgtcaaatcggcccaaatgaaggtcgacagctcctccgactgacgacggcacggaacgcaccgaacagactcgagtcactgacctcaccagactgtccgacggctgataatggggttggtgtgtcagggcctttagggaaactgtgaaccacaatcccaaattggcagtttgattttctgtgtactgaattgtttacctaaagtaaacttcttttgACTTTcatgaacatcatgtcttttttttaaatattagtttttctaaaattatacttttaaaaaatcccaatatatcgccttatgTACAGTATcggaatatattgcaatatattgaatcgtgacccatgtatcgtgatacgtatcgtatcgccagattcttgccaatacacagccctagttAGTCATAAaggtaaattattaattatgtcTAAAACACACAGATTTTTGAAAGCTTTGTCTTTATGAGAATGGTAttggtaatggacaattccgcttccaaccaaAAGGGGGGACCAAAGAAGAAAATTGCTTTGGTGATGCTTTAAGGTTAGCCTACTATAAAGGTGCtagttgacaagtagctaatgctaatgattggtctataacgttagctaattcttggtgggtaacatatagtggtgtgcaaaaaaatcgattcacattcgtgtcgcgattcaaaattgattcatagaattccaaaaatctatTCCTTTTTTTCGTTTTGTAATGGCGTGTatactattgtcctgaaatgagtttagctcaccattcccatagatggcgctgcgtcgaattcacactgacgcctgggcactcttgtcataatcaagagAAGAACGAGTGCAGCAGAAGTAGTTTAGTCGGTGCAAACCTCCagaattattcaacctgctccatcctcattgaaggcgagagtttgagcacatttcggcttttataacctcgagGGGAAGATGCAACTTAATATGAATCatgctatatgcaggctttgcaaagcgaaagttaagtattttggaaacaccacaaacttgagaactcgcatggtacgccatcacccagagattaacattGAAGACGTTGACGaacaacctaaagtacctaacatgccagtcaaccaacgcacgtctttcaatgctctaaactcccactGAACCCTGAACGAAAAGCTCTTtgtatttaacagttttattttatacttgagTTAAAcgtatttgaaagctggccaaagcttggcactttgcagtttttagttgcaaaagtttatttttgtatgaagtcatataaagtaatatcaaactacatttcatttgttgtgtttcttttcttttaaattgtatgtatactgcaatcacatgggaaaagtaaccacatttacatactgtttgtttttttttttaattgaaaatcgtttttgaatcaaatcgattttgaattgaatattgagcctaaaaataaatatggaatcgtgacattttctgaatcgtgcacccctaataacATAAGATTATGacatcgttcaacacgctcagttatttttagtacgattgttttgaccatggttAACAAttctgggctaacccacgaattcatcagtaacgttaactggatggatggatggatggatggatggatagatagatagatagatagatagatagatagatgaataatCTAATGGTAATtaagccagctagcacacccctgtctgtctgcctcactctcccGGCGCTGCAAGGTttcagtcgggatgagagctgacaacagccccgcagacacatccacagtcagcccccagccagctagcagccagccactatcattacagcaatccaGCGGGAGTTGTGGGTGGACCGATGTCTGTGAACAGCTGAGAGGTCGAAGTGGGGTGATCCGGAGTTTTCAGGGAGGCTGAGCTGTAAGGAGCCGTCGGTAGCGAATTAAGCGTAAAGGTTTTATTTTAAGggattaaaggtgcaatatgagttcctgcatggtttcagcacgatttcatttttgtctcaattCGTAGGCATCTTTCcttgattcaattcaattttatttatagtatcaaatcataaccagagttatctcaagacactttacagatagagtaggtctagactacactctataatatacaaggacccaacaattctagtaattcccccaagagcaagcatttagtgcgacagtggcgaggaagaactccctttttaggaagaaacctcggcagacccaggctcttggtaggcggtgtctgaaggtgccggttgggggtgtgatgaatagtgacaataatagtcacaataaagataatggaactatgactagaaatagtagttgtagtagttcatggcatagtagggcactgcagggcgttacaggacgtagcagggcacagcagagcgtagcagggtgtaacggGGTGtaacagctgcaaccatgattttggtgccaccTTAATCCAAGGAAgcatgctgggcgaaaaaaaacaaaaaaaaacataaggactccagggaataagctccccagagctaggttagtaacaagcatttctgggacatggatgcacacaaatggaaagagagaggagagagaagctcaatgtgtcaaaggaaggaagtcccccggcagtctaaaactataacagcataacgaCGACTATGacgagaagcaggtgggccgggctaggcggacgctgcaactcctcactccctaactataagctttatcgaagagaagagttttaagtttactcttaaatgtggtgacggtgtctgacTCCCAGACCTGGACTGGGAGCtagttccacaggagaggagcctgatagctgaaggcccATTCTACTttgagactctaggaaccacaagtaactctgtattctgggagcgcagtgctctactGGGACAATAatgtactatgagctcttcaagatatgatggtgcttgaccatttagagttttgtaggtcaggagaaggatttaaAATTAAATCCTGgcttttacaggaagccaatgcagagaagctaatactggagaaatatgatctcttttcttcgttcttgtcagaacatgcGCTGCACCATTCTGGATCaactggagagtcttaagggacttaattgggcaacctgatagtaaagaattacagtagtccagcctggaagtaacgaatgcacggactagtttttcagcatcgttttgagacaggatgtgcctaattttggcaatgttaaaAAGATGTTCTTGATGttctttgttttaagtgggcattgaaggatatatcctgatgaaaaataacttaaatgacagtagtgctggaggccagggcaataccatccagagtaactatatctttggataatgaggtttggaggtgtttagggcccagcacgataacttcagttttgtttgagtttaacatcagaaaattgtaggtcatccaggattttatattttatttatgtggcccccgcataaatatgcagactttggctgaatttgcattgaattatgcgatcgcataatcacgtttttctggagggactggttatggtcaatagtgtcgaatgcagcactaagatctaataagacaagtacggagacaagtcctttgtctgaagcagttagaaggtcgttagtaattttcaccagtgccgtctctgtgctatgatgctttctaaagcctgactgaaagtcctcaaatagactattcctatgtaaaaagtcacataactgattagcgactaccttctcaaggatcttggagagaaagggaaggttagatataggtctatagttggctaagacctcaggatcgagggtgggtttttttcaGAAGACGTTTTATCACaactactttaaatgactgcggtacataacctgttaataaagacatattgatcatatctagtaatgaagtgtttaccacgggtaacgcttcttaagtagcctcgttgggatgggatCTAAGACAGGTAGATGACTTTGCTGaggagacctttagcattagttgttgaaggtctataggataaaagcagtctaagtatatgtcaggtcttgtCATTCTTTCTAGCAGTCCTGCGTTTAAaagtgaaccgttagaagttgagagcaaaaggtgatgaattttatctctaattgttattattttatcattgaagaagctcatgaagtcatcactactcagagctataggaatagatggctcaatagagctgtggctatctgtcagcctggctacagtgctgaaaagaaaccttgggttgttcttattttcgtCTCTTAATGATGAGTAATTGtatgatctggcatttctgagggccttcccataggttttcagactgtcttggcaatctaaacgagattcttccatttggtggaacgccatttactttcatacatacataaggtcattttattttaagttttcgcgaggtttgttttaattcacgagtttgggagttataccaaggtgctagtttcctttgcttcatcatcttctttttgaggggagcaacggAGTCTAAAGTCATCTGTAGGCAGGctgtagcaccgtctacaaaattatcaatttgggagggactaaagttaacataaaggtcctctgttatattaaagcacgacattgagttaaatgctgttggaatagcttccttaaatttagctatagcactgtcagataggcatctagggtagaagcttttatctaatttcatatagtcgggtagtaagaatttgaaagttattaaaaaatggtcttataataaaggattctgtggaaatactattaaatcttcaattttgatgacatatgccagcacaaggtcgagggtgtggttaaaacagtgagtgGCCTTATAGTCACACTCTGACTAAAACCagttgaatctagtagtgagttgaacaCAATACTAAGGCTATTTCTGTCAACatccacatggatattaaaatcacctacaataagtactttgtctgatttaaggaCTACATATGATTAAAAACtcagaattcagataaaaattctgAATACGGACCTGGAGCTCAGTAAAcgacaaatataattggctgtaatgtttttcatgttatatgttgaagattaagaacaaggctttcaaacaagttataatttagtttaggattaattaacaggcttgaatcaaatatggctgcaactccgcctcctcggcctgagcctcgtggaatttgagtattattatgactgggaggagtggcttcatttagactaacatattcttcatggcccagccaTGTTTTGGTAAGACAGAATAGGTCAaattgattatctgatatcaaatcgtttactagtactgctttagaagacagagatctgaTATTTAATAGTTccgcctgtgcctctagtgtttgtttgacgtttacaacccctgtgttgtctgccaagactgggctttttcacagtgtactcagggggcaggcagctagtggatcaaggagagatgcctacgatttgagacaaaaatgaaattgcgctgaaaccatgaGGAACAGCTGATGCAAACTGGTGAGATCTTCCAAGTTGTCACAATATGTCTGACCAATAAGACTAAAATATATTGTAAGACAATTAAAAGCTGTAAGTTCTAATATTTGAGAAGCTAGAACATAAGCGTGTTAGGCTTTTTTTCTGATAAATGAATAGATAGATCGAGAAATAGATTAGTTTTCATGGCATGTAAATGGCTAATTAACGTCTATGACTTTTCTGGACCTCTGCACTGTGGGCTGATTGGCTGGTTTTTCTACTGTGTTGCAGCTATTATCAGCGTGAACACAGATTGAAAGATTCACATATTGTTTTAAACTTCCACAGGTTGAAGATCAGTGGAGTCCCAGACAGCCGTACAGTGAAGGCCTCAGACTCAGACTGGATCCCTCCAGTCCTCCATCTGTCCAGCTGATGGCATGCCGATCTCCATCCCACCAGAGAGGGCGAGTCTGAATGGCGACCTAGACCTTCCCCTGTGCTTCTTGTCTGCAACGCTGCtcacctctctgtcctctccagcTCTTCTCTGATCCCACGTCCACGGTCTATTTCAACATGGATACACTCACCAATGACATCGAGGGATGCTACTACAACCGGACCGTCGTTTTTTTCTATGAGAAGAGTGGCAAGAACATCAGCGACCACTGGCGCAGCCGTGACTATGTGATTGTCAGTCTGGGCATGATGGTCTGCTTCATTGTCATCTTTTCCAACCTTTTGGTCATGGGCACCATTTTTAGAAACCGACGCTTTCACTATCCCATCTATTACCTGCTGGGTAACCTGGCTCTGGCTGACCTCTTCTCGGGTACAATTGTTTTACTTTATGTACTTCTATGTTCTTGTTGTAACTACTAGTAatacaaattatttaaatatacagcAAACCAGGTCTAATTTAAACTGCATTGTCACATCtgatatttttagttttttgtatcAAGTTTCAGTGCTGCTACAGTTCAGTCAGAAATCACAGCAGTGGGACAGTGACACACCTTTAGGGTATATGCAGGTCCTAAAACATTGAATCCCTCAAAAAAAAGGCCTTGGAAAATTAAAAAGACAGTGGATTGTGCTGCAGGAGGCTGTTAAATACTTTTATGTGATGTTTCAGTCAGACCTACAGCAAACACTGTCACTGCTGTTCACTACAGTAGGTAGGAACCCATATCATCTTTCCTGGGTTTTCATCATACATTTTCCAGTATGATTGTTGACCAAGTACTAATTTAACTTCTTAACCCTGCAGAAACTCAGATTTTTCATTGTGTTGGTTCGGTACTTCACCACGCTGGATTGGGGTATGAGGTTTGCTGCAGACTGTAGCCTTTgaatagagaaaaaaagaaattgtcgCTGTTTTATACATATTCTACAATTAACTGTCCTAAGTGCTAATCTGACTTTCGGCACTGTACATCTCCATGCGGTCTATTAACAcgttttaaaataaagttttagggccctatcttgcacccagcgcaattgactgtctacaccgacgcatgtatcattcctattttgcacccgacgcataGCGGACTTTTCCTTCCACAGACgcacgtcggtaaattagggaatgaatttgcgctcccgggggcggttcagcgaaaagaggaggcgtgttcagGCGCAAACagtgcagtttcagaaaacaaaaaaaacctagtctaaagtcagtgctgcgttattcagatgctattttaagggcgcatgcttggccatAATGTAGCGTGTGCACAAcacgcatacactttgcttctctcatctacACGGAcgcagcagttcccatttttggaAACCATGCATaattacaaggaaaaatattacTGAAAATGCGCTTCAGGTGTTTGGATAGGTCAGGAGGCACTTTACAGTACAGTCCTCAAAAAGTCGCAGCGTTCTTTGTGGCTTGttgtgttttacacaacatttccatgaatcatggatgtgttgatgacataaatgaggaaatattaaagGACTTAAGGAGACGTGATGTTGAGCTACAGCAGGATTGGACACTTGAGGATCCGGGAGTGGTAATGCGCGATGTGCTCCTGGTGGAGCGGGTGGATGGAGATGGAGTTGGGGGAGCAGGTGGTGCGTTTGGAGGCCCACGCTCCATGGCTGCAGCAATCCTCTCCAGACTTGAGGAGTTGCGCTCGAGAGGCCGCAGCAACATCGCCACCCGGTCAAGACGGGCATTTATTACTTTGCCGCATCCCGGACAGCTCCCGCTGGCATTGCGCCAAGAAAATCTGCCGtcataatagcaatccgccatggaacaagcgcgcctgctcttaaagggaatgtgagatgacgctctgattggtttatcgcacgttacgcccaaaccacacctagctacttcagaccaacccattttagatttgcgtcgggcgcaAAACTCATTTATCctgccggtataatagcaacagcgcctgagatccgcccacaaagctacttgcgtttcgCGTTTGATACTTCAGATTGTTCAAATAGGGCCCTTAAAGTGTTACAACTTGCCAGGTAGCCTGGCTGCCTTCTTCACAAGGTTTTAATAGAAAAGGTGGTGAGCGCtctacattttaacatttaacagcctggagggagagggagatcaCGGGTACATAATGTCATTAGAAATCTTGTAATAACATtggaaatacaaaataaaaggtGTGGCTAGTGGCAGATAAAATAGGAGGAAAGACAATTCTATACAGATATAGCTGTAAAGAATGTGAGGAAGTGGGGGGGCTTAGCTAAGGGAGAAAGGGAATGTACtgtaaatcacacacacattttaacacatttaacCACACCACAAATGTGGCTCTCTTCTCTGCTataatctgtgttcacattaaaattatgttttaataatgttaagAAGAAAGTTTAGTTTTAAGGGAAATGGACTTTTTTCCATGTACTACTCTCTCCATGCACATTGTGAGTTTAACCCTATGTTGGCTTAGATATTTGATGTACTGCAACTCACTCAGGCTCCGTCATGCAACGTCGCATCTGTGCaacaaatgtgatttaaaaaaaaaaaaaaaaagttcttttttatttgttaaaccCCCACTTTCTTCTTCCAGGTGTCTCCTACCTCCACTTGATGTTTCATACCGGTCCGTGGACCATTAAGCTGTCGAAGCATCAGTGGTTTGTGCGACAGGGGCTGATCGACACCAGCCTGACAGCTTCCGTCCTCAACCTCATGGCTGTGGCCGTGGAGCGTCACCAAACCATCTTCAACATGCAGCTGCACAGTAAGATGAGCACccgttgtgttttcatcatCATAATGTGCATCTGGCTGGTGGCCATCGTCATGGGACTGGTTCCCACCATGGGCTGGCACTGCCTGTGCGACCTGGAGAACTGCTCCACCATGGCGCCGATGTTCAGCCGCAGCTACCTGGTGTTCTGGGGGGTTCTTAACCTGCTGACCTTCTTCATCATGGTGGCTGTCTACACCCGGATCTTTGTCTATGTGAGACACACGAGCAAGCAGATGTCACAGCACACCACCCAGatgagacacaaagagacagtgTTCAACCTGATGAAGACTGTCTTCATGATCCTGGGTGAGGAAGCACACACACCAGTTCAATCAACATTTGTAGCCTGACCCTGTAAAGCTCCTTAAAGGAACATGcagacttattgggactttagcttattcaccgtatcccccagagttagataagtccatacatacacacacacacacacacacacgagaagtgtgtgtgtgtgtgtgtgtgtgtgtgtgtgtgtgtattccctTTCTCCCTTAGCTAGCCCCCCATTTCTTCACATTCTTTACAGCTATATCTGTATATAATTGTCTTTCCTCCTATTTTATCTGCCACTAGCCACgccttttattttgtagttccAATGTTATTACAAGATTTCTAATGACCTTATGTACCCGTGATCTCCCTCCAGGCTGTTTTGTGTTCTGCTGGACGCCCGGCCTGGTCATCCTGCTGCTCGACGGTCTGGGCTGTGAAGCGTGTGAGGTGCTGCGCTTCGAGAAGTACTTCTTGGTCCTGGCCGAGTGTAACTCCTTCTTCAACCCCATCATCTACTCCTTCAGGGACACTGACATGAGAAGGACCTTCAAGGAGATCCTGTGCTGCCTGTGCCGGCAGGGCAGCCACAGCAAGGTACCTACAACGTAGACTCTGCCTTGTCTCTGGTCcagtgtttaaaatggttctAATATTTTGATCACAGATAGTGAAATTCCAAACATGGAATGAATTGCCAATGCCAGATGGACAACATGCTGATAATACTAGCATTGtactgaatataataaaaaCTAATTCTTACTTATGtacatacatttcaaatgtttttctgacaactgTAACTGAGAGCTCAAGTCATTTGATTGATTTGGAATAGAATTGGGATGGTAGATGTTATTGacatgttattgttttaaagCTATCAGCCTACATCAACATAAACACTGACCATTAAGAATCAGAAAAATGATCTTCTGCATATGCCATGCCAACATCAATGGATGTTTCCCTGTTTAGCCTAAAGGTAAAACTCTACGTTGCCAAGTTATCTCCCTCTCACATGCCAATGCCATTGAAGtagagctgggtgatatggaaaaaatcaaatatcaggatatttttgaccaaatacatcaatggcGATATTGTaatgttgactattggtgctttcacaaaatgagAGTGGTGAATGCAACTTATAACACtgctagtaagtctggtaagttcagaaattGACATAATGTTACTGtatgcctttaaaaccaggaaaagacaagacttgtgtcaaatcacaatattacgatatccaaaatttaagacgatatctagcctcatatatcgatataatatcgatatatattACCCAGCCCTACATTGAAGCAGACGTTTTAAAGAAACATACAGACACTGACACGGAGATAGAGAGGATGAAGGATCCATGTGGTTGTGGGTTGGTTTCAGATTTGAGTTGTGATAACGAGGCTGACTGTGGTTTATATCTTGAGAAATTTAAATCGGAGTTGGctttaggggtgtcacgataccaaaaattCAGTAGTCTGTGCCAATACGAGTAAAATAACACGATTCTCGATGCCAATTTCAAtaccacggtaaaaaaaaaggattttctaagattccatgtacttgaacttgaaacatgaacttctttttttaaatatttgaaaaatatcaatGTCAACTAGTGTCCCCAGACACATTCCAGTGAACGGGGGagaggcaaattattttttgatcccttttgaattgagccatggattacaaatatgatgatcgtcaatttaaaagaatttttcaaccgaagaaagtctACGTTAGCCTTAGGATTGTCATATGACcgcttagttttgtgtgaatcTCATCTCTCACAATTTACGTCACttagcttgatgctcaacttgctagctagcttagctctgttccacaacacatgtaatgtTATCTTACCTGAAATGTGTTTcatccagtgaagtgttttcagcagataagcaaaagGAACGAGCAAGATCCGTTGCtcatttgagtaacgttacatccctggtacgatacacacagacgtataatataaaaaataattatctctccattgactcttgttcatattttttcgaaaGATAGGTCCCATGGACCGGAAGTAGAAGGGTGTGACTTCGGCTGTCTATGCCATGTGTAGTTCCACTTGTTCGTGACCTCCTACTTCTGAATGTAAGTATTGACTGGAACACTCAGAAGCGTATACTGCCCCCATCAGTTCCAGAAGAGGCGCAGCACCAATGCTAACACTGGCATCGGTGCTCACGGTGCTTCAAAAAAATGGGCATCGTCTGTGTTTTAGAATCGAAAGGTATCGCAAGTATtggttctcgtgacatccctagttGGCTTCACTAATGAGCACTGTCATAGTAGCAATAGTAGTGCCAGTGGCGATGATGCTTTTGATGCCTGTCCTTCCAGAGAGTCGAGCAAGGAGTGTAATGGCCTGAGGGGGGTCCCCCCAGTCCCACCTGCCCCTGCCAGGTCCTATCTGCTCAAACCGTCGGCTCAGTCACTGCAACCCACCTCTGCGATGGGAGACGGACTGGAGGCTGGCAGCAGCCAGAACCCTCCCTCTGCCCCACCGCCTCTCGCCTTCAACCCTCCACCCCCTGAAGCATGGAACCCCTCCAGACCCAAACGACAGACCAACCAGCTACAGGTACGGAGGTTtcggtttgtgtgtttgtaaatgtaaaCTTTGGCTGGTGTTTGGACCTAAATtcgattgattttttttttttattatttgattttttttatgattttgctCTTTTTCATTACCTGCTGAAAGATGTGTTGAAGACATTGTGGAAACACCACTTTGCATGGCCCTTCCAAGCTCCTGTTGATGCCATCAAACTCggtttacctgtgtgtgtgtgtgtgtgtgtgtgcgcgtgtgtgcctGTAATCAAAATCCAAAACACTTAATAGCATCAAAATAGctgcaatatgttttttttctttattcagcAGAAAAAGCTGCATTTTATTCAGACTTGCTTCCTTAGTTAGTGCATTGTGACAGCTGACTTGACTTCTTCACTGGAAAGAAAGTAGTACTTCTTCTGTGGTCTTGTAGCTGTCACAGTCAAAAAGGAGAAACTAGTTGAAAAATACCTGGAACTGTAAAGGCCTCTTTGCAGTCGTCGCGTcgacaatgtgacgtcaaaatgacgtagatcttgcTGGGGCGCTAGGATTTAAAGTGCGCGACCGGAGGTACTTTCATTGTTGATTGTGGTGTTTTCATGCGATTTCTTgacaaagaaaaatatagaatatcaccagagtGCCAGGCTATTGCACCGCTGATGTGTACAAGTGATTAATTACACATGAATCGTGTATTTTGAACTGATGACAGAGAATgagagtttaaaaacaaaaggcatacacatacattgtgtCTTTTCTCACATGCTTCATTTACTTTCGTCCAGACAAGATACTAATCAAATACTTTCTACCTGCTCTCCGTCTCACTTAAGGACTACTACAAGATCATCAAGATACCTATGGACATGGGCACGATAAAAAAACGTTTGGAGAACCACTACTACTGGAATGCCCATGAGTGTATCCAAGACTTCAACACAATGTTCACAAACTGCAGCAAGGTCAGCCACTGTCCACATAACGTCTAGTCACGTGACTTTCCTGAACTTAAAAGTTCAGGTCACAAATTATGCTACTCAAGGAAAGCATCTGCACATAAAGAGCTTATGCATTCTAAATGTGTGcatatgttgtgtttgtgtgtttagccTGGGGATGATATTGTCCTAATGGCGGAGGCCTTGGAAAAGGTCTTTTTCCAGAAGATCACACAGATGccccaggaggaggaggagattgcTGTTGTCGCCAAGGGACGCCGAGGGGGCAGACGGGAGCCTGGTATGAGTTTAGGATGCAGGGATCAACTATTAGGGTTGCTCCATGGCCCGAGGCAAATAAAAGGGCATGTCGGGCAAGTAGATATAACAACGCGCTTGTCAGTTCGGGCATCATCGTATCATAAATGACGTCATCGTTCTCTTGCACCCGTCTGAGAATGCTTGTTGAATGATTTGATTTGTACAGTTGTGttaaaaataatagcagtccaacatcactaacctcataaatcaattgTTTTGGTATAAGTGATATTTCtaaatggcaaataatttactagtaagtattgtagagtcatagaaaaccaacagtcaTGACCTGCATGCTGCAAtttaatctgtaattgaaaggggcatattcaaaataatagcagtgttgtgttcaattagtgaggtgattgattctgtcaagaaacaggtgtcaataatggcccatatttaaggaaggaaggaagcaaatgttgtgcatgcaatgaaatactcagcaaaatgggtcgt from Sander vitreus isolate 19-12246 chromosome 2, sanVit1, whole genome shotgun sequence includes the following:
- the LOC144533828 gene encoding lysophosphatidic acid receptor 2-like isoform X1 — encoded protein: MDTLTNDIEGCYYNRTVVFFYEKSGKNISDHWRSRDYVIVSLGMMVCFIVIFSNLLVMGTIFRNRRFHYPIYYLLGNLALADLFSGVSYLHLMFHTGPWTIKLSKHQWFVRQGLIDTSLTASVLNLMAVAVERHQTIFNMQLHSKMSTRCVFIIIMCIWLVAIVMGLVPTMGWHCLCDLENCSTMAPMFSRSYLVFWGVLNLLTFFIMVAVYTRIFVYVRHTSKQMSQHTTQMRHKETVFNLMKTVFMILGCFVFCWTPGLVILLLDGLGCEACEVLRFEKYFLVLAECNSFFNPIIYSFRDTDMRRTFKEILCCLCRQGSHSKVPWTGSRRV
- the LOC144533828 gene encoding lysophosphatidic acid receptor 2-like isoform X3 — protein: MDTLTNDIEGCYYNRTVVFFYEKSGKNISDHWRSRDYVIVSLGMMVCFIVIFSNLLVMGTIFRNRRFHYPIYYLLGNLALADLFSGVSYLHLMFHTGPWTIKLSKHQWFVRQGLIDTSLTASVLNLMAVAVERHQTIFNMQLHSKMSTRCVFIIIMCIWLVAIVMGLVPTMGWHCLCDLENCSTMAPMFSRSYLVFWGVLNLLTFFIMVAVYTRIFVYVRHTSKQMSQHTTQMRHKETVFNLMKTVFMILGCFVFCWTPGLVILLLDGLGCEACEVLRFEKYFLVLAECNSFFNPIIYSFRDTDMRRTFKEILCCLCRQGSHSKRVEQGV
- the LOC144533828 gene encoding lysophosphatidic acid receptor 2-like isoform X2; its protein translation is MDTLTNDIEGCYYNRTVVFFYEKSGKNISDHWRSRDYVIVSLGMMVCFIVIFSNLLVMGTIFRNRRFHYPIYYLLGNLALADLFSGVSYLHLMFHTGPWTIKLSKHQWFVRQGLIDTSLTASVLNLMAVAVERHQTIFNMQLHSKMSTRCVFIIIMCIWLVAIVMGLVPTMGWHCLCDLENCSTMAPMFSRSYLVFWGVLNLLTFFIMVAVYTRIFVYVRHTSKQMSQHTTQMRHKETVFNLMKTVFMILGCFVFCWTPGLVILLLDGLGCEACEVLRFEKYFLVLAECNSFFNPIIYSFRDTDMRRTFKEILCCLCRQGSHSKIGPMDRK
- the LOC144533867 gene encoding bromodomain-containing protein 3-like, with the protein product MDMGTIKKRLENHYYWNAHECIQDFNTMFTNCSKPGDDIVLMAEALEKVFFQKITQMPQEEEEIAVVAKGRRGGRREPAIHNALPQQPSRPSNRAAPLPPKPSQPPPSSLPSLPPSSSPKLQSCF